The following proteins are co-located in the Candidatus Terasakiella magnetica genome:
- a CDS encoding transglycosylase SLT domain-containing protein, producing the protein MKRALTYKLLCSALAFSLIAPNLVQAETDWLDKIDSQFEDTFEQTDKAFDRAMREGVEELDRELAEIWGESRQLPEPKVWVGYSKDRTSRIIVDYERGEMSIEGLDKEEKDLFTDFQEILIEDSDTLDERALLRRKLQEKADEFWNEDAPVRPRRDVREKRPQNDRFKDIPEESFEEKQVEKQRVETKPARPKINWKRHRELSTLIAPRVRPVFVKRDVRLAKGKMAKMARITIPLRPERDQLSAQSLRGPILEAAQKYRLPRSLILSVIKNESSFNPRARSHANAMGLMQLVATSGGKEAYSYLLGKEATPGPDVLYNPYENIMLGATYLHLLNTRYFGKVKDEKARQYLIICAYNTGAGNVAKAFTGKMKLRPAIKKINSMSAQEIYNHLQAHLPYGETKTYLSRVSKDTKTFASWDA; encoded by the coding sequence ATGAAACGAGCCCTCACCTATAAGCTGCTCTGTTCTGCTCTCGCCTTTAGCCTGATTGCACCCAACCTTGTTCAGGCTGAAACCGATTGGCTCGATAAAATTGATAGCCAATTTGAAGATACCTTCGAACAAACCGATAAAGCCTTTGATCGTGCCATGCGCGAAGGTGTTGAAGAATTAGACCGCGAACTTGCAGAGATTTGGGGGGAAAGCCGCCAACTGCCAGAACCCAAAGTCTGGGTGGGCTACAGCAAAGACCGTACCAGCCGGATCATTGTGGATTATGAGCGCGGTGAAATGTCCATTGAAGGGCTTGATAAAGAAGAAAAAGACCTCTTCACTGACTTTCAAGAAATCCTGATAGAAGATAGTGACACCCTTGATGAGCGCGCCCTATTGCGTCGCAAGCTTCAAGAAAAGGCCGATGAATTCTGGAATGAGGACGCCCCCGTTCGCCCGAGACGAGACGTCCGTGAAAAACGCCCCCAAAATGACCGTTTTAAAGATATCCCTGAAGAAAGTTTTGAGGAAAAACAGGTTGAAAAACAACGCGTAGAAACCAAACCAGCACGCCCCAAAATCAACTGGAAACGCCACCGCGAGCTTTCCACCCTGATTGCCCCGCGTGTGCGCCCTGTTTTTGTTAAACGCGATGTACGCCTTGCCAAAGGCAAAATGGCAAAAATGGCCCGCATCACCATTCCATTGCGCCCTGAGCGTGACCAATTAAGTGCCCAATCCCTGCGCGGCCCTATTTTGGAAGCTGCGCAAAAATACCGTTTGCCCCGCTCGCTTATTCTCTCGGTCATTAAAAATGAAAGCTCGTTTAACCCGCGTGCACGTTCTCATGCCAATGCTATGGGCTTGATGCAACTGGTCGCCACAAGCGGGGGCAAGGAAGCCTATAGTTATCTGTTGGGTAAAGAGGCCACACCGGGGCCTGATGTGCTTTATAACCCTTATGAAAACATCATGTTAGGCGCAACCTACCTGCATTTGCTCAACACCCGATATTTCGGCAAGGTCAAAGATGAAAAAGCCCGCCAGTATCTTATCATCTGCGCCTATAACACCGGGGCAGGCAATGTGGCCAAAGCCTTTACCGGTAAAATGAAATTGCGCCCTGCCATTAAAAAGATAAATAGCATGAGTGCACAGGAAATTTACAATCACCTTCAAGCTCATCTCCCTTATGGGGAAACCAAAACCTATCTCTCGCGCGTGAGTAAAGACACCAAGACTTTCGCCAGTTGGGATGCCTGA
- a CDS encoding response regulator: MMINVLIVDDDQMILDSTKVFLEANDYQVTIAHDGIEAVELMEKQSFDIAVVDLFMPRSGGIETIAKINNRMPVIAVSGVMKDRLSEKELSHSLQVDQFLPKPFEPHRLITVIDQLLN, from the coding sequence ATGATGATTAACGTTCTTATCGTAGATGACGACCAAATGATCTTGGACAGCACAAAAGTCTTTTTAGAAGCCAATGATTATCAAGTTACTATCGCTCATGATGGAATTGAGGCCGTAGAGCTTATGGAAAAGCAAAGTTTCGACATTGCCGTTGTCGACCTGTTTATGCCCAGAAGCGGCGGCATTGAGACCATTGCCAAAATTAACAATAGAATGCCCGTGATTGCTGTTTCCGGTGTGATGAAAGATCGCCTTAGTGAAAAAGAACTCTCACACAGCCTTCAGGTTGATCAGTTTCTTCCCAAACCATTTGAGCCCCACAGGCTCATCACCGTCATTGATCAGCTCCTTAATTAG
- a CDS encoding membrane lipoprotein lipid attachment site-containing protein, whose protein sequence is MKKTLLGFCAIALLSACQTTGSLRPGEVYGTDIGSILASEANLDLSIANEDKMNSEIEKALFFSNNGLTTSWYAGSSARLRPTGNVRDRRDRDCRRFRFGVMMSSQWYNSTAVACREDNIAWYLISNRWDRRPTADRDRRIDRRRDDNNNRGRWENLSDELGGNPANNSNDDFGPRNNAGW, encoded by the coding sequence ATGAAAAAGACACTTCTCGGCTTTTGTGCCATTGCCCTTTTAAGTGCCTGCCAAACAACAGGTTCCCTGCGCCCCGGCGAAGTATATGGCACGGATATTGGCTCTATTTTAGCATCCGAAGCCAACCTTGATCTCAGCATCGCCAATGAAGATAAAATGAACAGTGAAATTGAAAAGGCCCTGTTTTTCTCTAATAACGGGCTGACAACCAGCTGGTATGCCGGATCAAGTGCGCGCTTGCGCCCAACTGGAAATGTGCGTGATCGTCGCGATCGTGATTGTCGGCGTTTTCGCTTTGGTGTGATGATGAGTTCCCAGTGGTATAATTCAACCGCTGTTGCATGTCGGGAAGATAATATTGCTTGGTATCTGATTTCAAACCGATGGGACCGTCGCCCGACAGCGGATCGAGATAGACGCATTGATCGCAGAAGAGATGATAATAACAACCGTGGCAGGTGGGAGAATCTTTCAGATGAGTTAGGAGGAAATCCGGCGAATAACTCAAATGATGACTTCGGCCCGCGAAATAACGCCGGTTGGTAA
- a CDS encoding c-type cytochrome — MRKVVALAVAGMVAFASGSALAEGDAKKGKKVFKKCKSCHTIKDGGKHKVGPNLFGVVGKSGGSADGYKYSKGYMAAAPSLTWDDAALMEYLKDPSKYLSSKAGKKVKSKMTFKLKKEKARADVIAYLKENK, encoded by the coding sequence ATGCGTAAGGTTGTAGCACTGGCCGTTGCTGGCATGGTTGCATTTGCTAGCGGTTCTGCTCTTGCAGAAGGCGATGCTAAAAAGGGCAAAAAAGTATTCAAAAAATGTAAGTCTTGCCACACAATCAAAGACGGCGGCAAACACAAAGTAGGCCCTAACCTCTTTGGCGTTGTTGGTAAATCTGGCGGTTCTGCTGATGGTTACAAATATTCTAAAGGTTACATGGCTGCGGCCCCTAGCCTGACTTGGGACGACGCTGCCCTGATGGAATACCTCAAAGACCCATCTAAATACCTGTCTTCTAAAGCAGGTAAGAAAGTTAAATCTAAAATGACTTTCAAACTGAAAAAAGAAAAAGCTCGTGCTGACGTAATCGCTTACTTGAAAGAAAACAAGTAA
- a CDS encoding sensor domain-containing diguanylate cyclase, which yields MVENVVFFDDNEGTTDAVLTHQTLIDTQEKLGALLDLMPTGLIIHQMQGVLFANQQALHLFEKDHLAMVGKHILDYAPDDAREKWSEMFMSTFMRDEPVRFPELTLKRSDGSLSHIQVSAGRLPWEGTSVIQIMLEDVTELKQQAKELEKLTFNDVLTGAFNRRYFIQHASESVAYALDEAKPFSLLIFDVDWFKKVNDTYGHQAGDEALKTISAVWQRNTRQNEFDNRKNDSTLARIGGEEFAIYLPNVDQDGATAIAERIRSAIAENTVIFKDLRFKITASFGATSLKHGDESLDDLIRRADLALYKAKENGRNRVEFE from the coding sequence ATGGTAGAAAACGTAGTATTTTTCGACGACAATGAGGGCACCACTGATGCGGTTTTAACCCATCAGACCCTTATTGATACTCAGGAGAAACTGGGCGCACTGCTGGATTTAATGCCTACAGGCCTTATTATCCATCAGATGCAAGGCGTGCTTTTTGCCAATCAACAAGCATTACATCTGTTTGAAAAAGACCATTTAGCCATGGTCGGCAAGCATATTTTGGATTATGCACCAGATGATGCGCGTGAAAAATGGTCTGAAATGTTCATGTCCACCTTCATGCGTGATGAACCGGTGCGCTTTCCTGAACTGACTTTAAAAAGATCAGACGGTAGCCTGTCTCACATCCAAGTCTCCGCTGGTCGCCTGCCTTGGGAAGGCACCAGCGTCATCCAGATTATGCTGGAAGATGTCACAGAGCTTAAGCAGCAAGCCAAAGAGTTGGAAAAGCTGACCTTTAATGATGTACTGACAGGGGCATTTAACCGTCGCTACTTCATACAACATGCCTCAGAAAGTGTTGCATATGCCCTTGATGAAGCTAAACCGTTCAGCCTCCTTATTTTTGATGTGGACTGGTTTAAAAAAGTAAATGACACCTATGGTCATCAGGCTGGTGATGAAGCCTTAAAAACCATTAGCGCCGTTTGGCAAAGAAACACCCGCCAAAACGAATTTGATAACCGCAAAAACGACAGCACCCTTGCGCGCATTGGCGGGGAAGAATTTGCAATCTATCTGCCAAATGTGGACCAAGATGGTGCGACTGCCATTGCAGAGCGCATCCGCAGTGCAATTGCAGAAAACACAGTTATTTTTAAAGACCTGCGTTTTAAGATTACGGCAAGCTTTGGCGCAACAAGCCTTAAACATGGCGATGAAAGTCTTGATGACCTGATCAGACGTGCTGATCTCGCCCTTTATAAGGCGAAAGAAAACGGGCGCAACAGGGTTGAATTTGAGTAA
- a CDS encoding dienelactone hydrolase family protein — protein MSGFGKVLILAVAINCALWSFAQAKVVGEEIKYSVDGQEFTGYLTYDDAMEGPRPGVLVVHEWWGHNPYARKRAEMLATLGYTALALDMYGTGKLANHPKDAKAFMMATISNIAVAEKRFDAAHDLLKSQSMVNEKQTAAIGYCFGGGMVLHAARTGRDLKGVISYHGSLKTQTPAMMGAVKAKVRVYNGAADPFIKPEHISAFKAEMQAAGVDYNFVNYEGALHSFTNPDADAFAKKFKMPVGYDAMADGDSWMRTRAFLSDIFQR, from the coding sequence ATGTCTGGTTTTGGAAAAGTTCTTATTCTAGCAGTTGCGATAAATTGCGCCCTTTGGTCTTTTGCGCAGGCTAAAGTCGTGGGTGAAGAAATTAAATATAGTGTGGATGGGCAAGAGTTTACGGGTTATTTGACCTATGATGATGCCATGGAGGGCCCACGCCCCGGGGTGTTGGTTGTCCATGAATGGTGGGGGCATAACCCTTATGCCAGAAAACGGGCTGAAATGCTGGCAACATTGGGATATACCGCACTTGCACTAGATATGTATGGAACGGGGAAACTGGCAAATCACCCTAAAGATGCCAAAGCCTTCATGATGGCGACGATTTCAAATATAGCGGTTGCCGAAAAAAGATTTGATGCCGCCCATGATTTATTAAAAAGCCAATCAATGGTAAATGAAAAACAAACCGCTGCCATTGGCTATTGCTTTGGCGGGGGCATGGTTTTACATGCTGCCAGAACAGGGCGAGATTTAAAAGGTGTGATCAGTTATCACGGCTCATTAAAAACGCAAACACCTGCCATGATGGGGGCGGTAAAGGCAAAGGTGCGTGTCTATAACGGGGCGGCTGATCCATTTATCAAGCCAGAACATATCAGTGCTTTTAAGGCAGAAATGCAGGCTGCAGGGGTTGATTATAATTTTGTGAATTATGAAGGCGCTTTACATAGTTTTACCAACCCTGATGCAGATGCCTTTGCCAAGAAGTTCAAGATGCCCGTGGGCTATGATGCGATGGCTGATGGTGATAGCTGGATGCGCACACGTGCTTTCTTAAGTGATATCTTTCAAAGGTAA
- a CDS encoding sensor domain-containing diguanylate cyclase — MTDFFWDDTDGTEQAVQTQQHLIDTQERMGALLDLLPNVIPMGLLIHQPQAMLFVNNEICRMFNTSHDDMLGKHLLDFMTDELRERLLPLFMQAFDNPEPINLTEVDLHTSDGKCHIVNISIGKLPWEGLNCVQIVLQDVTELIMKERELVRLSMTDPLTGAYNRRYFMQESVKVLEHANENDHPLSLIIFDLDWFKNINDTYGHEAGDDVLKMIVSLWHENSRHLNISDERNNDSHLARIGGEEFAVTLPETDVTSAMGFAERIRKQLEETLIKSGEHSIKVTGSFGVTTYQKGDTLDDMFSRADKALYQSKENGRNQVTSS, encoded by the coding sequence TTGACGGATTTTTTTTGGGATGACACCGACGGTACCGAACAAGCCGTTCAAACCCAACAACATTTAATTGATACACAAGAACGCATGGGCGCCCTGCTGGATTTGCTGCCCAATGTTATTCCCATGGGGCTCTTAATCCATCAACCCCAAGCCATGCTCTTCGTCAATAATGAAATCTGTCGCATGTTTAACACCAGTCATGATGATATGCTCGGCAAACACCTGCTTGATTTCATGACTGATGAGCTGCGCGAGCGGCTTTTGCCCCTATTCATGCAGGCCTTTGATAACCCAGAACCCATTAACCTTACTGAAGTTGACCTCCATACCAGTGATGGCAAATGCCATATTGTTAATATCAGCATCGGTAAACTGCCTTGGGAAGGTCTAAACTGTGTGCAAATTGTGCTGCAAGATGTCACAGAACTGATCATGAAAGAGCGCGAGTTGGTGCGCCTTTCCATGACAGACCCCCTAACTGGAGCCTATAACCGGCGCTATTTCATGCAAGAGTCCGTCAAAGTGTTGGAACATGCAAATGAAAATGACCACCCTTTAAGCCTGATTATCTTTGATCTGGATTGGTTTAAAAATATCAATGACACCTATGGTCATGAAGCTGGTGACGATGTTTTGAAAATGATTGTGAGCCTGTGGCATGAAAACTCACGTCATCTCAACATCAGTGACGAGCGCAATAATGACAGCCATCTTGCGCGCATTGGCGGGGAAGAGTTCGCTGTAACCTTGCCTGAAACAGATGTGACAAGTGCGATGGGCTTTGCTGAGCGCATCCGCAAGCAACTTGAAGAAACCCTCATTAAAAGTGGTGAGCATTCCATCAAGGTCACAGGCAGTTTTGGGGTTACGACTTATCAAAAAGGCGATACTCTTGATGATATGTTTAGCCGTGCAGATAAAGCGCTCTATCAGTCCAAAGAAAATGGTCGCAACCAAGTGACGTCTTCTTGA
- a CDS encoding substrate-binding periplasmic protein yields the protein MSKRRLINNFIGLVAVLLLCSTQVKAEQYRLVTGYLPPWSMLGNQQYPGFFVEIAREMVKRAGDDISVEVHPWGRAQTIAQTDANIVVFPMARLEHREKQYQWIAPIKEMKMSFITVNGEKLQVQAAKKLSRVLVHQAAPPEMMLKKHGFKNLVPIHDINPNVIRMMQYGRVDAWFTPLDMAKWMWKLTPNAPKATHGQPLTQHMLYVAASLKTPKSVVGKLSAILEEMHGDGTIKKIISRYRPN from the coding sequence ATGTCTAAGCGTCGGCTTATAAATAATTTTATAGGGCTGGTTGCTGTCCTTTTACTCTGTTCAACGCAGGTAAAGGCAGAACAATACAGGCTTGTCACAGGCTACCTGCCGCCCTGGAGCATGTTGGGTAACCAGCAGTATCCCGGTTTTTTTGTTGAGATCGCACGCGAGATGGTCAAACGCGCAGGGGATGATATTTCAGTGGAAGTTCACCCATGGGGGCGTGCCCAGACCATTGCCCAGACCGATGCCAATATCGTGGTTTTTCCAATGGCACGCCTTGAACATCGCGAAAAACAATACCAATGGATCGCCCCGATTAAAGAAATGAAAATGTCTTTTATCACTGTGAATGGCGAGAAGTTGCAGGTTCAGGCCGCCAAAAAACTGAGCCGGGTTTTAGTACATCAGGCCGCACCGCCAGAGATGATGTTGAAAAAACACGGTTTTAAAAACCTTGTTCCCATCCATGATATCAACCCCAACGTAATTAGAATGATGCAATATGGGCGTGTGGATGCATGGTTTACGCCTTTGGATATGGCAAAATGGATGTGGAAATTAACACCAAATGCCCCAAAGGCAACCCATGGTCAACCTTTAACCCAACATATGCTTTATGTGGCCGCTTCTCTTAAAACGCCTAAGTCCGTAGTGGGGAAACTTTCAGCTATTTTGGAAGAAATGCATGGCGATGGGACGATCAAGAAGATAATCAGCCGCTATCGCCCTAATTAA